The proteins below are encoded in one region of Micromonospora yangpuensis:
- a CDS encoding ABC transporter ATP-binding protein, producing MDDELAISVRGLRKAYGDNVAVAGVDLAVRRGEVFALLGPNGAGKTTTVEILEGYRRRDGGEVSVLGSDPAQPTPQWRNRVGIVLQGTGEFDELTVGEVVRHFAGFYPDADDPDKVVERVGLTAKLRARTHTLSGGQRRRLDVALGIIGRPELLFLDEPTTGFDPEARREFWELIRDLAAAGTTILLTTHYLDEAEFLADRVGVIARGRVVEVAPPRELGNRQAALATVSWRTPDGTPQSTQSATPTALVAELAARFGGEVPGLTVTRPTLEDIYLRMIGHA from the coding sequence ATGGATGACGAGCTCGCGATCTCCGTACGGGGGCTGCGCAAGGCGTACGGCGACAACGTCGCGGTGGCGGGGGTCGACCTCGCCGTCCGGCGCGGCGAGGTGTTCGCCCTGCTCGGCCCGAACGGCGCGGGCAAGACCACCACGGTGGAGATCCTGGAGGGCTACCGGCGACGCGACGGTGGCGAGGTGTCGGTGCTGGGCAGCGATCCCGCCCAGCCCACCCCGCAGTGGCGCAACCGGGTGGGCATCGTGCTGCAGGGCACCGGCGAGTTCGACGAGTTGACAGTCGGCGAGGTGGTCCGGCACTTCGCCGGCTTCTACCCCGACGCGGACGACCCGGACAAGGTCGTCGAGCGGGTCGGACTGACCGCCAAGCTCCGGGCCCGTACGCACACCCTCTCCGGTGGGCAGCGCCGGCGCCTGGACGTGGCGTTGGGCATCATCGGCCGGCCGGAGCTGCTCTTCCTGGACGAGCCGACCACCGGGTTCGACCCGGAGGCCCGGCGTGAGTTCTGGGAGCTGATCCGGGACCTGGCCGCCGCGGGCACCACGATCCTGCTCACCACCCACTATCTCGACGAGGCCGAGTTCCTCGCCGACCGGGTCGGGGTGATCGCCCGGGGCCGGGTGGTCGAGGTCGCCCCGCCGAGGGAGCTGGGCAACCGGCAGGCGGCGTTGGCCACGGTCTCCTGGCGTACCCCGGACGGGACGCCGCAGAGCACGCAGAGTGCGACGCCGACGGCGCTGGTGGCCGAGCTGGCCGCGCGCTTCGGCGGTGAGGTCCCCGGCCTCACCGTCACCCGGCCCACCCTGGAGGACATCTACCTGCGCATGATCGGACACGCGTGA
- a CDS encoding ABC transporter permease — MTTPAPPATATRPRRTSPVALALRQGRLEITQFLRSRESVVFTMGFPIIMILIFASIFNDEIAPGVSYTQYFITGMIATGLMTASFQNLGIWIPVERDRGVLKRYRGTPMPKWVYFAGKVIMVLAIGVAETVLLLAFSVALFDLELPGSAAKWLTFGWVSLLGITACTLCGIAISSLARTSRSGSAVVTPVALVLQFISGVFFVFTELPSWMQQVAALFPLKWMCQGLRSVFLPDGFGGQEPGGSFELGRVALVLAAWCVIGLVLCLTTFRWTTKRDG, encoded by the coding sequence ATGACGACGCCGGCACCCCCGGCCACCGCCACCCGCCCCCGGCGGACCAGCCCGGTCGCCCTCGCCCTGCGGCAGGGCCGGCTGGAGATCACCCAGTTCCTGCGCAGCCGGGAGTCCGTCGTGTTCACGATGGGCTTCCCGATCATCATGATCCTGATCTTCGCGTCGATCTTCAACGACGAGATCGCTCCCGGGGTCAGCTACACGCAGTACTTCATCACCGGCATGATCGCGACCGGGCTGATGACCGCGAGCTTCCAGAACCTCGGCATCTGGATCCCGGTGGAACGGGACCGCGGGGTGCTCAAGCGCTACCGGGGCACCCCGATGCCCAAGTGGGTGTACTTCGCCGGCAAGGTGATCATGGTGTTGGCGATCGGGGTGGCCGAGACCGTACTGCTGCTGGCCTTCTCGGTCGCCCTGTTCGACCTGGAGCTGCCGGGCAGCGCCGCGAAGTGGCTGACCTTCGGCTGGGTCTCGCTGCTCGGCATCACCGCCTGCACCCTCTGCGGTATCGCCATCTCGTCGCTGGCCCGGACCTCCCGCAGCGGCTCGGCGGTGGTCACCCCGGTCGCGCTGGTGCTCCAGTTCATCTCCGGGGTGTTCTTCGTCTTCACCGAGCTGCCGAGCTGGATGCAGCAGGTGGCGGCGCTCTTCCCGCTGAAGTGGATGTGCCAGGGCCTGCGCTCGGTCTTCCTGCCCGACGGCTTCGGCGGCCAGGAGCCGGGCGGCTCGTTCGAGCTGGGTCGGGTCGCCCTGGTCCTGGCCGCCTGGTGCGTCATCGGACTGGTGCTCTGCCTGACCACCTTCCGCTGGACCACCAAACGCGACGGCTGA